One Mustela nigripes isolate SB6536 chromosome 5, MUSNIG.SB6536, whole genome shotgun sequence DNA segment encodes these proteins:
- the IL20RA gene encoding interleukin-20 receptor subunit alpha isoform X1, whose amino-acid sequence MWARRPPAGAAAGGVQEPRRQALRLLLPPLLLLLAAAPSGRAVLCISGGLPKPTNITFLSINMRNILQWSPPEGLQGTEVTYTVQYFIYGQKKWLNKSECRNISRTCCDLSVETSDYEHQYYAKVKAIWETNCSKWAETGRFNPFLETQIGPPGIALTTDERSISIVLTAPEKWKRNPEDSSLSMQQIYSNLKYNVSVYNTQSNRTWSQCVTNHTLVLSWLEPDTLYCVHVESFVPGPPRLAQPSEKLCVRTLKDQTSAVKVKIIFWYVLPISVTVFLFSVMGYSMYRYIHVGEEKHPANLILIYGNKFDKRFFVPAEKIVLNFITLNIVEDSNTSHQDVSVRGKSNDVWALNEPLEDQEPHQEEMEVKNSGYALHWMDIFCDSEESSKGMSLTQQGSLGETMPTEKAAVGYEEAVRTVDICVGTGDQELRLQEEASHQGQFLEQQAALADLGSPTPLYPYATQLRDLGQLLPKHVEAEEEPGEEASTTLVDWDPQTGRLCIPSFSGSELDSEGCEQPKYKELTEESLLCRLYEDQAPEESSEENKAYLLKFMEDWGLHVQMED is encoded by the exons ATATCACCTTCTTATCCATAAATATGAGGAATATCCTACAGTGGAGCCCACCAGAGGGCCTACAAGGAACTGAAGTTACTTACACTGTGCAGTATTTCAT ATATGGGCAAAAGAAGTGGCTGAATAAATCCGAATGCAGAAATATCAGTAGGACctgttgtgatctctctgtggaAACTTCTGATTACGAACATCAATATTATGCCAAAGTTAAGGCCATTTGGGAAACGAATTGTTCCAAATGGGCAGAAACTGGACGATTCAATCCATTCTTAGAAA CACAAATTGGCCCACCGGGGATCGCTCTGACGACAGATGAGAGATCCATTTCCATTGTTCTGACGGCTCCGGAGAAGTGGAAGAGAAATCCAGAAGACAGTTCTCTTTCCATGCAACAGATATACTCTAATCTGAAGTATAATGTGTCCGTATATAATACTCAATCTAATAGAACG TGGTCCCAGTGTGTGACCAACCACACGCTGGTGCTGAGCTGGTTGGAGCCAGACACTCTGTACTGCGTCCACGTGGAGTCCTTTGTCCCAGGGCCTCCTCGCCTCGCTCAGCCTTCTGAGAAGCTGTGTGTCCGTACTTTGAAAG accAAACATCAGCAGTGAAGGTTAAAATCATCTTCTGGTATGTTTTGCCCATATCTgtcactgtgtttcttttttctgtgatgGGCTACTCCATGTACAGATATATCCATGTTGGCGAAGAGAAACACCCAGCAAATTTG attttgatttatggaaataaatttgacaaaagatTCTTTGTACCTGCTGAAAAAATTGTGCTTAATTTTATCACCCTCAATATTGTGGAGGATTCTAACACTTCTCATCAGGATGTAAGTGTAAGGGGGAAAAGCAACGATGTATGGGCCCTGAATGAGCCCCTCGAGGACCAGGAGCCACATcaggaggaaatggaggtgaAGAACTCAGGGTATGCTTTACATTGGATGGACATTTTCTGTGACTCTGAGGAAAGCTCCAAGGGTATGTCCCTAACCCAGCAAGGGTCCCTGGGTGAAACAATGCCCACAGAGAAAGCCGCCGTTGGATACGAAGAGGCTGTAAGAACTGTTGATATCTGTGTTGGGACTGGAGATCAAGAGCTCAGACTGCAGGAAGAGGCATCCCATCAAGGACAATTCTTGGAGCAACAGGCAGCTTTGGCAGACCTGGGTTCTCCAACACCACTGTATCCCTATGCCACTCAGCTGCGAGACTTGGGCCAGCTGTTGCCGAAGCACGTGGAAGCGGAAGAGGAGCCAGGTGAAGAGGCATCCACCACACTGGTGGACTGGGACCCTCAGACTGGCAGGCTGTGCATACCGTCCTTCTCTGGCTCTGAACTTGACTCTGAGGGATGTGAGCAGCCTAAGTACAAGGAGCTCACAGAAGAAAGCCTCTTGTGTAGACTCTATGAGGATCAGGCTCCAGAAGAGtcatcagaagaaaacaaagcctATCTCCTAAAATTTATGGAGGACTGGGGATTACATGTGCAAATGGAGGACTAA
- the IL20RA gene encoding interleukin-20 receptor subunit alpha isoform X2 yields the protein MLLRGNEKNCQQQMWILFYLSDRYGQKKWLNKSECRNISRTCCDLSVETSDYEHQYYAKVKAIWETNCSKWAETGRFNPFLETQIGPPGIALTTDERSISIVLTAPEKWKRNPEDSSLSMQQIYSNLKYNVSVYNTQSNRTWSQCVTNHTLVLSWLEPDTLYCVHVESFVPGPPRLAQPSEKLCVRTLKDQTSAVKVKIIFWYVLPISVTVFLFSVMGYSMYRYIHVGEEKHPANLILIYGNKFDKRFFVPAEKIVLNFITLNIVEDSNTSHQDVSVRGKSNDVWALNEPLEDQEPHQEEMEVKNSGYALHWMDIFCDSEESSKGMSLTQQGSLGETMPTEKAAVGYEEAVRTVDICVGTGDQELRLQEEASHQGQFLEQQAALADLGSPTPLYPYATQLRDLGQLLPKHVEAEEEPGEEASTTLVDWDPQTGRLCIPSFSGSELDSEGCEQPKYKELTEESLLCRLYEDQAPEESSEENKAYLLKFMEDWGLHVQMED from the exons ATGCTCCTGAGAGGTAATGAAAAAAATTGCCAGCAGCAAATGTGGATTCTTTTTTATCTCAGTGACAG ATATGGGCAAAAGAAGTGGCTGAATAAATCCGAATGCAGAAATATCAGTAGGACctgttgtgatctctctgtggaAACTTCTGATTACGAACATCAATATTATGCCAAAGTTAAGGCCATTTGGGAAACGAATTGTTCCAAATGGGCAGAAACTGGACGATTCAATCCATTCTTAGAAA CACAAATTGGCCCACCGGGGATCGCTCTGACGACAGATGAGAGATCCATTTCCATTGTTCTGACGGCTCCGGAGAAGTGGAAGAGAAATCCAGAAGACAGTTCTCTTTCCATGCAACAGATATACTCTAATCTGAAGTATAATGTGTCCGTATATAATACTCAATCTAATAGAACG TGGTCCCAGTGTGTGACCAACCACACGCTGGTGCTGAGCTGGTTGGAGCCAGACACTCTGTACTGCGTCCACGTGGAGTCCTTTGTCCCAGGGCCTCCTCGCCTCGCTCAGCCTTCTGAGAAGCTGTGTGTCCGTACTTTGAAAG accAAACATCAGCAGTGAAGGTTAAAATCATCTTCTGGTATGTTTTGCCCATATCTgtcactgtgtttcttttttctgtgatgGGCTACTCCATGTACAGATATATCCATGTTGGCGAAGAGAAACACCCAGCAAATTTG attttgatttatggaaataaatttgacaaaagatTCTTTGTACCTGCTGAAAAAATTGTGCTTAATTTTATCACCCTCAATATTGTGGAGGATTCTAACACTTCTCATCAGGATGTAAGTGTAAGGGGGAAAAGCAACGATGTATGGGCCCTGAATGAGCCCCTCGAGGACCAGGAGCCACATcaggaggaaatggaggtgaAGAACTCAGGGTATGCTTTACATTGGATGGACATTTTCTGTGACTCTGAGGAAAGCTCCAAGGGTATGTCCCTAACCCAGCAAGGGTCCCTGGGTGAAACAATGCCCACAGAGAAAGCCGCCGTTGGATACGAAGAGGCTGTAAGAACTGTTGATATCTGTGTTGGGACTGGAGATCAAGAGCTCAGACTGCAGGAAGAGGCATCCCATCAAGGACAATTCTTGGAGCAACAGGCAGCTTTGGCAGACCTGGGTTCTCCAACACCACTGTATCCCTATGCCACTCAGCTGCGAGACTTGGGCCAGCTGTTGCCGAAGCACGTGGAAGCGGAAGAGGAGCCAGGTGAAGAGGCATCCACCACACTGGTGGACTGGGACCCTCAGACTGGCAGGCTGTGCATACCGTCCTTCTCTGGCTCTGAACTTGACTCTGAGGGATGTGAGCAGCCTAAGTACAAGGAGCTCACAGAAGAAAGCCTCTTGTGTAGACTCTATGAGGATCAGGCTCCAGAAGAGtcatcagaagaaaacaaagcctATCTCCTAAAATTTATGGAGGACTGGGGATTACATGTGCAAATGGAGGACTAA